In Luteolibacter arcticus, one genomic interval encodes:
- a CDS encoding class I mannose-6-phosphate isomerase yields the protein MPVLTASNYDKRPRIDVPGHACQVGWKAIGRELDGKLANCNSRGPVVVVECYPGVDELEVADQLAMLLKPALTLLAASALKKPEEIDALVEPFLGGDDPVFGFLSDLTLPQFFDAGRLDALQQRVRSAGGIALIVGCGASLIAPDADLVVYADLARWEAQLRFRRNESSNLGAQNPKQAASLQYKRAFFVDWRVADRFKLPLLERCDYVLDTNTAATPKLAAGGAVREGLRRAAARPFRVVPFFDPAPWGGQWMKETCDLDRSAKNYGWCFDCVPEENSLLLGFGEVKDFEIPSINVVFRHPEELLGGKIHARFGAEFPIRFDLLDTMGGGNLSLQVHPLNEYIRDKFGMPYTQDESYYMLDAGPEARVYLGFKTGVDPEAVIRDLKASQTDPSKQFPADDHANRFPAKKHDHFLIPAGTIHCSGSESMVLEISATPYIFTFKLWDWARLGLDGKPRHIHLDHGKEVLQFDRDTEWTKRNLVNRIEPIASGDGWTEERTGLHESEFIETRRHWFTGTVEHDTEGNLNVVNLVEGREAIVESPTGAFEPFVVHYAETFIVPAAVGGYTIRPHGESVGQCCGTLKAFVR from the coding sequence ATGCCTGTGCTCACCGCTTCCAACTACGACAAGCGCCCCCGCATCGATGTCCCCGGCCACGCTTGCCAGGTCGGCTGGAAAGCCATTGGCCGCGAACTCGACGGGAAGCTCGCCAACTGCAATTCGCGGGGGCCGGTCGTGGTGGTCGAGTGCTATCCCGGCGTCGACGAACTCGAAGTCGCGGATCAACTCGCGATGCTACTGAAGCCCGCGCTCACCTTGCTGGCGGCGTCTGCCTTGAAAAAGCCGGAGGAAATTGACGCGCTGGTCGAGCCCTTCCTCGGCGGTGACGATCCCGTGTTCGGATTCCTCAGCGATCTCACGTTGCCGCAGTTCTTCGATGCCGGGCGTCTGGATGCGCTCCAGCAACGGGTGAGGTCCGCCGGGGGGATTGCGCTCATCGTCGGTTGCGGTGCTTCGCTGATCGCCCCCGATGCCGATCTGGTCGTCTATGCCGACCTCGCGCGCTGGGAAGCCCAGCTCCGCTTCCGCCGCAACGAGAGCTCCAACCTCGGCGCGCAGAATCCCAAGCAGGCCGCGAGCCTGCAATACAAGCGGGCCTTCTTTGTCGATTGGCGGGTGGCGGACCGGTTCAAGCTGCCACTGCTCGAACGCTGCGACTACGTGCTCGACACCAACACCGCCGCCACGCCGAAGCTCGCGGCGGGCGGGGCGGTCCGCGAGGGCTTGCGCCGCGCCGCCGCACGGCCGTTTCGGGTGGTGCCATTCTTCGACCCCGCGCCGTGGGGGGGGCAGTGGATGAAGGAAACTTGCGACCTCGATCGCTCGGCGAAGAACTACGGCTGGTGCTTCGATTGCGTGCCGGAGGAGAATAGCCTGCTGCTCGGCTTCGGCGAGGTGAAGGACTTCGAGATCCCCTCGATCAATGTGGTCTTCCGCCATCCGGAGGAATTGTTAGGGGGGAAGATCCACGCGCGCTTTGGCGCGGAGTTCCCGATTCGCTTTGATCTCCTCGACACGATGGGCGGCGGCAATCTGTCGCTGCAGGTTCATCCGCTGAACGAATACATCCGCGACAAATTCGGGATGCCCTACACCCAGGACGAGAGCTACTACATGCTCGATGCGGGTCCTGAGGCTCGCGTTTACCTCGGCTTCAAAACCGGTGTCGATCCCGAGGCCGTGATCCGCGACCTCAAGGCCTCGCAAACAGATCCCTCGAAGCAATTCCCCGCCGACGACCACGCCAACCGCTTCCCGGCGAAGAAGCACGACCACTTCCTGATTCCCGCCGGGACGATCCACTGCTCGGGCTCGGAAAGCATGGTGCTCGAGATCAGCGCGACGCCTTACATCTTCACCTTCAAGCTGTGGGACTGGGCGCGTCTCGGTCTGGATGGCAAGCCGCGGCACATTCATCTCGATCACGGCAAGGAGGTGCTGCAATTCGACCGCGATACCGAGTGGACGAAACGCAACCTCGTCAATCGCATCGAGCCGATCGCCAGTGGGGATGGCTGGACGGAAGAGCGCACCGGCTTGCACGAATCCGAGTTCATTGAAACGCGCCGCCATTGGTTCACCGGTACGGTCGAACACGACACGGAGGGCAATCTCAATGTGGTCAACCTCGTCGAAGGCCGCGAGGCGATCGTTGAGAGTCCGACCGGTGCTTTTGAGCCGTTCGTCGTCCACTACGCCGAGACCTTCATCGTGCCTGCGGCGGTGGGTGGCTACA
- a CDS encoding PQQ-dependent sugar dehydrogenase, whose amino-acid sequence MNFPHPRHRLLSTAALLALASSWAMAAEIQSTTVAEKLRDPMEIAVVPNGDLIVIEREGRVLRVRPSTGGVFELGTVPVTALRATDTNSPWAREDGLLGLALDPAFTKNRRLYLYFSHPEKMLNRLSRFELKDGKLDLSSEKVLLDIPTDRRDKVCHQAGSLAFGPDGLLHLSTGDNTNPFESGGFAPIDDRDGRDHVNAMRSAGSTNDLRGKILRIRPTESGYEIPKGNLFPPGTAKTCPEIYAMGCRNPFRLSIDPKTRVVYWGEVGPDAGGAGAKGPAGHDEVNQAKQAGNFGWPFVIADNRPYPIVDFTTGKPGEMTDPAKPKNPGKHNTGLVDLPPAQKAFIWYPYGNSPEFPAVGGGGRNAMAGPVFYYDARRKFNLLDKSDDHTLLTYDWMRGRMWKAKLGREEKLEKLEPLMDQLMHPMDLEMAADGTLWLLEYGGDWYFNKNGRIRSLRPADGNKPPAVTVAATGTTGTTYTATASDPDKDRVSVEWWVTRGANETKVGSGNSITLSGGGSELRAVATDAKGAVTVARVALEQEQTLPQLALELAGKPDKLGFGEEVGFTIKGAADPAKLIVRARYIPPTGHDAGGPQLPPEIEKLATSRQCFACHQVDKTSVGPAYLDVAMKYREQANAAAHLQAKLKTGGGGVWGEVPMPPQAAVTDAEGESIIRAILGLAQGMAETRGSGAGKLRLSPPLGSAQPGGAWEITAEAPGHTAARMRVAAK is encoded by the coding sequence ATGAACTTCCCGCACCCACGCCATCGTCTCCTCAGCACCGCCGCGCTCCTCGCCCTCGCGAGTTCGTGGGCCATGGCCGCGGAGATCCAGAGCACCACGGTTGCGGAAAAACTCCGGGACCCGATGGAGATCGCCGTGGTGCCGAATGGCGACCTCATCGTCATCGAGCGCGAGGGCCGGGTGCTGCGCGTCCGCCCGTCCACCGGCGGAGTCTTCGAGCTCGGCACCGTGCCGGTGACGGCCCTGCGCGCCACCGATACGAACTCACCGTGGGCGCGCGAGGACGGCTTGCTCGGCCTGGCGCTCGATCCGGCATTCACGAAGAACCGCCGGCTCTACCTCTACTTCAGCCATCCGGAGAAGATGCTCAACCGCCTGTCGCGCTTCGAACTGAAGGACGGCAAGCTCGATCTCTCCTCGGAGAAGGTGCTGCTCGATATCCCCACCGACCGCCGCGACAAGGTCTGCCACCAGGCCGGCTCGCTCGCCTTCGGACCGGACGGCCTGCTCCACCTGAGCACCGGCGACAATACCAATCCCTTCGAGAGCGGCGGCTTCGCCCCCATCGACGACCGCGATGGCCGCGACCACGTCAACGCGATGCGCAGCGCCGGCAGCACCAATGACCTCCGCGGCAAGATTCTGCGCATCCGCCCGACCGAGAGCGGCTACGAAATCCCCAAGGGCAACCTCTTCCCGCCCGGCACCGCGAAGACGTGCCCCGAGATCTACGCGATGGGTTGCCGCAATCCCTTCCGACTCTCGATCGACCCGAAGACCCGCGTCGTCTATTGGGGTGAGGTCGGTCCCGATGCGGGCGGCGCGGGAGCGAAGGGCCCGGCCGGTCACGATGAGGTGAACCAGGCCAAGCAAGCCGGCAACTTCGGCTGGCCCTTCGTCATCGCCGACAATCGCCCCTACCCCATCGTCGACTTCACCACTGGCAAGCCCGGCGAAATGACCGACCCGGCCAAGCCGAAGAATCCTGGCAAGCACAACACCGGCCTCGTGGACCTGCCGCCCGCGCAGAAGGCCTTCATCTGGTATCCCTACGGGAACAGCCCCGAGTTCCCCGCCGTGGGTGGCGGCGGTCGCAATGCGATGGCCGGCCCGGTCTTCTACTATGATGCTCGTAGAAAGTTCAACCTGCTGGACAAGAGCGACGACCACACCCTGCTGACCTACGACTGGATGCGCGGCCGGATGTGGAAGGCCAAGCTCGGCCGTGAGGAAAAGCTCGAGAAGCTGGAGCCGCTGATGGACCAGCTCATGCACCCGATGGACCTCGAGATGGCCGCCGATGGCACGCTGTGGCTGCTCGAATACGGCGGCGACTGGTACTTTAACAAGAACGGACGCATTCGCAGCCTGCGTCCGGCAGACGGCAACAAGCCACCGGCTGTCACGGTCGCCGCCACCGGCACCACCGGCACCACCTACACCGCGACCGCCAGCGATCCGGACAAGGACCGCGTGTCCGTCGAGTGGTGGGTCACCCGCGGCGCCAACGAAACCAAGGTCGGCAGCGGCAACTCCATCACACTCTCCGGCGGTGGCTCCGAGCTGCGCGCGGTGGCTACCGATGCGAAGGGCGCGGTCACCGTCGCCCGCGTGGCGCTGGAACAGGAACAAACGCTCCCGCAACTTGCCCTCGAACTCGCCGGCAAGCCGGACAAGCTCGGCTTCGGTGAGGAAGTCGGCTTCACCATCAAGGGAGCGGCGGATCCTGCCAAGCTGATCGTGCGCGCCCGCTACATCCCGCCCACCGGCCACGATGCCGGCGGACCGCAACTTCCACCGGAGATCGAGAAGCTCGCCACCTCCAGGCAGTGCTTCGCCTGCCACCAGGTGGACAAGACCTCGGTCGGCCCGGCCTACCTCGACGTCGCGATGAAATACCGCGAGCAAGCCAATGCCGCCGCGCATCTGCAGGCCAAGCTCAAGACCGGCGGCGGCGGCGTGTGGGGCGAAGTCCCGATGCCTCCACAAGCCGCGGTCACGGATGCCGAGGGCGAGTCGATCATCCGCGCCATCCTCGGCCTCGCCCAAGGCATGGCCGAAACCCGCGGCAGCGGCGCTGGCAAGCTCCGGCTATCCCCCCCCCTCGGCTCCGCGCAACCCGGCGGCGCATGGGAGATCACCGCCGAAGCCCCCGGCCACACCGCCGCCCGCATGCGCGTCGCGGCGAAATAG
- a CDS encoding putative Ig domain-containing protein, protein MKHPFLSTLFCALGLLVPHAVEAATFSAPGFVQETIYQGNGMISMRFDFAGRLWVSEKQGRVLVLSPTSPTSFGPPVVFADLVSQVNTNAESGMTGLTLDPDFEHNRYLYVLFATATDQRIVRMTSNAAFTAVVPNSEVVLLSGLPNTVGIHKAGDIDFHPHDPHNLYVMLGDDGNRDLVGNLGLYNGKILKISASDGKGLATNPYYAGDVNAVRARVWSARYRNPFRFTFDPAAPIPDVLYISENGDGTDRIARIEKGADGGWPELFTADSVDGAREVLQTSSPSKTGIAIIRSGPLSVGGAPTLYNARHNSEVMRWTLTGAGLDTLTPVPADGGGAFAGDFGHNIASFTAGPDGALYYTSSDQGAATGTGSRLARIRFVGGTQPVATFTATPESGQSPLEVSFTDGSTAPGSSVASWSWDFGDGSFSTSQNPVHTYTAPGVYDVALTITSGQGLQDTEVVTVTAYHATTVTLTGQIDDGRTLPASVLAAATELRFYQKDGVTPLAVSGGTGVAGNALAIPTGGEIAVTFSAQITGDAMVVSAGEPAGDGVEAAFAGVALSTTGSSQDVAVDFHLSDTMLRGRVLDTIGEPAQVDVGISRGAAGSYQDFAGGRDFLPGSGIPASGVDHRVVVDVLGYYHVPIPTGAGNATFHLDTSADTLAASHGKVKTTVAVGGSGTVVKDLTIGLYHGGLNEVDLSGIAVTPNVDFETQIEPILSSLCSACHNDIATNSYGLDLQTGAVYSELVDKESGEAPGVKLVQSGSAARSYLMEKLSASAPQVGTSMRPGDPMSVTQQALIRDWINQLTPPDPDAPPEIDSALAKSAVVGMPFTYQITAINLPVSFGAANLPAGLELNPATGVISGTPTAAGVVESTITATNDNGTGAGTLVFTITAGPPPVITSPLAVSGAVNVAFSYIIGAQNNPVSFTASGVPSGFSFNTATGEISGTPTETGTSTLTITATNANGTDTETLQLSFIANLSVGRTNSVSTSSNINAGSSGAAAVDLDFNGSRWESIHNVDPQWISIDLGAVKEVRKVVLKWEGAGGKDYKLQVSDNAGGPWTDMVTVTGNTTTGTNLVYDNLDFTGRHVRMYGTARTSPYGYSLYNFEVWGMDFDESALPPVITSGLTANGMVDTAFSYQIVATRYPTSYGASGLPAGLEINAATGEIHGMPAAAGSSNIGISATNANGTANATLSLTVTTGPVPDITSLLTANGTVGTPFSYTIAATNSPTSYDATGLPGVLSLNTSTGVISGTPSAAFSGNVTISATNAHGTDTATLALVIAPNIVNLSVGRPTDASSSINGNSTGAAAVDLNFTTSRWESIHQVDPQWMYIDLGAPKSIRRVVLKWENAGGKNYKLQVADSSDGPWTDMVTVTNNTTTGTNLVYDNLDFTGRYVRMYGTTRTTGYGYSLYNFEVWGSDPPPVAPFDTWREQQFGELADSPDALPEADFDHDGQANVLEFVLGTDPKAAGADPGYSAAIGSGNKLEFSFSRPLQMAGVTITLSASDTLNAGSWETLATKVGDAAWTIAPGAAVEDPGTGPVIVTDSKTLPGTPPRRFLRLGAEITP, encoded by the coding sequence ATGAAGCACCCGTTCCTTTCCACCCTGTTCTGCGCGCTGGGCTTGCTGGTTCCCCATGCGGTCGAGGCGGCGACCTTCAGTGCGCCCGGCTTCGTGCAGGAGACGATTTACCAAGGCAATGGCATGATCTCGATGCGCTTCGATTTCGCCGGGCGCTTGTGGGTCAGTGAGAAGCAGGGCCGGGTGCTGGTGCTTTCGCCGACTTCGCCGACGAGCTTCGGGCCGCCGGTCGTTTTCGCGGACCTGGTGTCGCAGGTGAACACGAATGCCGAGAGCGGGATGACCGGCCTGACGCTCGATCCGGACTTTGAGCACAACCGCTACCTCTACGTGCTTTTTGCGACGGCGACCGACCAGCGGATCGTGCGGATGACTTCGAATGCGGCTTTCACCGCCGTGGTCCCCAATTCCGAGGTGGTCCTGCTGAGCGGGCTGCCGAACACGGTCGGCATCCACAAGGCCGGCGACATCGATTTCCACCCGCACGACCCGCACAATCTCTACGTGATGCTGGGGGACGACGGGAACCGGGACCTGGTGGGCAATCTCGGTCTCTATAACGGGAAGATCCTCAAGATCAGCGCCTCGGACGGCAAGGGGCTGGCGACCAATCCCTACTACGCCGGCGATGTGAACGCCGTCCGCGCGCGGGTGTGGTCCGCGCGCTACCGGAATCCCTTCCGCTTCACCTTCGACCCCGCCGCGCCGATTCCCGACGTGCTCTACATTTCGGAAAACGGCGATGGCACCGACCGCATTGCGCGCATTGAGAAAGGTGCGGACGGCGGTTGGCCGGAGCTGTTCACCGCGGATTCCGTCGATGGCGCGCGGGAGGTTCTGCAGACCTCCTCGCCCTCGAAGACCGGGATCGCGATCATTCGCAGTGGGCCGCTCTCGGTCGGCGGCGCGCCAACGCTCTACAATGCACGGCATAACAGCGAGGTGATGCGCTGGACGCTCACCGGGGCGGGCCTTGATACGCTGACGCCGGTGCCGGCGGATGGCGGCGGTGCGTTCGCCGGGGACTTCGGGCACAATATCGCGAGCTTCACCGCGGGTCCGGATGGCGCGCTCTATTACACGTCCAGCGACCAGGGTGCGGCCACCGGCACGGGCAGCCGGCTCGCGCGGATCCGCTTTGTCGGCGGCACCCAGCCGGTCGCGACGTTCACGGCCACTCCGGAAAGCGGGCAGTCGCCGCTGGAAGTCAGCTTCACCGATGGCTCGACGGCGCCCGGCAGCAGCGTCGCCTCGTGGAGCTGGGACTTCGGCGATGGCAGCTTCTCGACCTCGCAGAATCCGGTGCATACCTACACGGCTCCCGGAGTCTATGATGTCGCGCTCACCATCACGAGCGGCCAAGGGCTGCAGGACACGGAGGTGGTGACGGTCACGGCGTATCATGCGACGACGGTCACTCTAACAGGCCAGATTGATGATGGCCGCACGCTACCGGCCAGCGTTCTCGCGGCGGCGACGGAGCTTCGTTTCTATCAGAAGGATGGCGTCACGCCGCTGGCCGTCTCGGGAGGGACTGGCGTGGCGGGGAATGCGCTCGCGATTCCGACGGGCGGCGAGATCGCTGTGACCTTCTCGGCGCAGATCACGGGCGATGCGATGGTCGTGTCCGCGGGTGAGCCGGCAGGGGACGGGGTGGAGGCGGCGTTCGCGGGGGTGGCGCTCTCGACCACCGGCTCGAGCCAGGACGTGGCGGTGGACTTCCACCTTTCGGATACGATGCTGCGCGGTCGGGTTCTCGACACCATCGGGGAGCCCGCCCAAGTGGACGTGGGGATTTCGCGGGGCGCTGCGGGAAGCTATCAGGACTTCGCGGGGGGACGGGATTTCCTTCCCGGGTCCGGCATCCCGGCGAGCGGGGTGGACCATCGCGTCGTGGTCGATGTGCTGGGCTACTATCATGTGCCGATCCCCACCGGCGCGGGCAATGCTACCTTCCATCTCGACACCAGTGCCGACACGCTGGCTGCGAGCCATGGCAAGGTGAAGACGACCGTGGCCGTGGGTGGCTCGGGAACGGTCGTGAAGGATCTCACCATCGGGCTCTATCACGGCGGCTTGAACGAGGTGGATCTCTCCGGCATCGCGGTGACGCCCAATGTCGATTTCGAGACGCAGATCGAGCCGATCCTCAGCAGCCTGTGCTCGGCGTGTCACAATGACATCGCGACTAACAGCTACGGCCTCGATCTCCAGACGGGTGCCGTTTACAGCGAGCTGGTGGACAAGGAGAGCGGGGAGGCGCCGGGCGTGAAGCTCGTCCAATCCGGCTCCGCCGCGCGCAGCTACCTGATGGAGAAGCTCAGCGCTTCAGCACCCCAGGTCGGCACTTCCATGCGTCCCGGCGATCCGATGTCCGTGACCCAGCAGGCGCTGATCCGCGACTGGATCAACCAGCTCACGCCGCCCGATCCCGACGCGCCGCCGGAGATCGACAGCGCGCTCGCGAAGTCCGCTGTGGTCGGCATGCCCTTCACCTATCAGATCACCGCCATCAATCTGCCCGTCAGCTTCGGCGCCGCGAATCTGCCTGCCGGGCTGGAGCTCAATCCCGCGACCGGCGTGATCTCGGGAACGCCTACTGCGGCGGGCGTGGTGGAAAGCACCATCACCGCGACCAACGACAATGGCACCGGAGCCGGAACGCTCGTCTTCACCATCACCGCCGGACCGCCACCGGTGATCACCAGCCCGCTGGCTGTCAGCGGTGCGGTCAATGTCGCGTTCTCCTACATCATCGGCGCGCAGAACAACCCGGTCAGCTTCACCGCCAGCGGTGTGCCGTCGGGCTTCTCGTTCAATACGGCCACCGGTGAAATTTCCGGCACTCCCACCGAGACCGGCACGAGCACGCTGACCATCACCGCGACGAACGCCAATGGCACCGACACGGAAACGCTGCAGCTTTCGTTCATTGCGAACCTCTCCGTCGGCCGGACGAACTCGGTCTCGACCTCGAGCAACATCAATGCCGGGAGCAGCGGTGCCGCGGCGGTGGACCTGGACTTCAATGGCAGCCGGTGGGAATCCATTCACAACGTGGATCCGCAGTGGATCTCGATCGACCTCGGTGCCGTGAAGGAGGTCCGGAAGGTTGTGCTGAAATGGGAGGGGGCCGGCGGCAAGGATTACAAGCTGCAGGTATCCGACAACGCGGGCGGCCCGTGGACCGACATGGTGACCGTGACCGGCAATACGACGACGGGAACGAATCTCGTTTACGACAATCTCGATTTCACCGGCCGTCATGTCCGGATGTACGGCACGGCTCGTACTTCGCCGTACGGCTACTCGCTCTACAACTTCGAGGTCTGGGGCATGGACTTCGATGAAAGCGCGCTGCCGCCCGTCATCACCAGCGGGCTCACCGCGAACGGGATGGTCGATACCGCCTTCAGCTACCAGATCGTGGCCACGCGCTACCCGACCAGCTATGGTGCCAGCGGCCTGCCCGCGGGTCTGGAGATCAATGCCGCCACCGGGGAGATCCACGGCATGCCCGCCGCCGCCGGATCCAGCAACATCGGCATCTCCGCGACGAATGCCAATGGCACCGCCAACGCGACGCTCTCCCTGACGGTGACCACCGGCCCGGTGCCGGACATCACCAGCCTGCTGACGGCGAATGGCACGGTCGGCACCCCCTTCAGCTACACCATCGCCGCGACGAACTCGCCCACCAGCTATGACGCCACCGGCCTGCCCGGTGTCCTCTCCCTCAATACCTCCACCGGTGTGATTTCCGGCACGCCTTCGGCGGCCTTCTCGGGGAATGTCACGATCTCCGCCACCAATGCCCACGGCACGGACACCGCGACGCTCGCGCTCGTCATCGCTCCGAACATCGTGAATCTCTCCGTTGGCCGGCCGACCGATGCCTCCAGCAGCATCAATGGCAATAGCACCGGTGCCGCGGCGGTGGACCTTAACTTCACCACCAGCCGGTGGGAATCCATCCATCAGGTCGATCCCCAGTGGATGTATATCGATCTCGGCGCGCCGAAGTCGATCCGCAGGGTGGTCCTGAAGTGGGAGAACGCGGGCGGCAAGAACTACAAGCTGCAGGTGGCCGATTCCTCCGATGGCCCGTGGACCGACATGGTGACGGTGACCAATAACACGACCACCGGAACGAATCTCGTTTACGACAATCTCGACTTCACCGGCCGCTACGTCCGGATGTACGGCACCACTCGTACTACGGGCTATGGTTACTCGCTCTACAACTTCGAGGTGTGGGGCAGCGACCCGCCTCCGGTGGCACCCTTCGACACGTGGCGTGAGCAGCAGTTCGGCGAGCTTGCGGACAGTCCCGACGCGCTTCCCGAGGCCGACTTCGATCATGACGGTCAGGCAAACGTGCTTGAGTTCGTGCTGGGCACGGATCCGAAGGCCGCGGGAGCGGACCCCGGCTACTCCGCCGCCATCGGGTCCGGCAACAAGCTGGAGTTCTCCTTCAGCCGCCCGCTGCAGATGGCGGGGGTCACGATCACCCTCAGCGCCTCGGATACGCTGAACGCCGGAAGCTGGGAGACCCTGGCCACCAAGGTGGGAGACGCTGCCTGGACCATTGCTCCCGGCGCCGCAGTGGAGGATCCCGGCACTGGCCCGGTCATCGTCACGGATTCCAAGACCCTTCCCGGCACCCCCCCGCGGCGCTTTCTCCGGCTCGGCGCGGAGATCACGCCCTAA
- a CDS encoding response regulator, translating into MKRIAIVEDNTTVRASLAELVESIPGCECLAGFASGEEGLRLIPKLKPDLVMMDINLPGMSGIECTAKIKRLLPDLRVLILTMYEDGDKIFDALKAGASGYILKRSKPQDIVDAIREILAGGAPMTPAIALKVVESFRKPAVPEQEAPSLSARETEVLQCLAKGMANKEIADQLGMGVETVRWHLKQIYEKLHVRCRTEAAVKFLGMQGSGEQGKD; encoded by the coding sequence ATGAAACGCATCGCCATCGTCGAGGACAATACCACCGTCCGCGCCAGCCTCGCCGAATTGGTCGAGTCGATTCCCGGCTGCGAATGCCTCGCGGGCTTCGCCTCGGGAGAAGAAGGGCTGCGACTGATCCCCAAGCTGAAGCCCGATCTGGTAATGATGGACATCAACCTCCCTGGCATGTCCGGCATCGAATGCACCGCCAAGATCAAGCGGCTATTGCCCGACCTACGCGTGCTGATCCTCACCATGTATGAGGATGGCGACAAGATCTTCGACGCGCTCAAGGCCGGCGCGAGCGGCTACATCCTCAAGCGCAGCAAGCCGCAGGACATCGTCGACGCCATCCGCGAGATCCTCGCCGGCGGCGCCCCCATGACCCCGGCGATCGCCCTCAAGGTCGTCGAATCGTTTCGCAAGCCCGCCGTTCCCGAACAAGAAGCCCCCAGCCTCTCCGCCCGTGAAACCGAGGTCCTCCAATGCCTCGCCAAGGGCATGGCCAACAAGGAAATCGCCGACCAACTGGGCATGGGCGTCGAGACCGTGCGCTGGCACCTCAAGCAGATCTACGAAAAGCTCCACGTCCGCTGCCGCACCGAGGCCGCGGTCAAGTTCCTCGGCATGCAGGGCTCCGGCGAGCAGGGCAAGGATTGA